The proteins below are encoded in one region of Castor canadensis chromosome 6, mCasCan1.hap1v2, whole genome shotgun sequence:
- the Gpr162 gene encoding probable G-protein coupled receptor 162 isoform X2 — translation MARGGVGAEEASLRSNALSWLACGLLALLANAWIILSISAKQQKHKPLELLLCFLAGTHILMAAVPLTTFAVVQLRRQASSDYDWNESICKVFVSTYYTLALATCFTVASLSYHRMWMVRWPVNYRLSNAKKQALHAVMGIWMVSFILSTLPSIGWHNNGERYYARGCQFIVSKIGLGFGVCFSLLLLGGIVMGLVCVAITFYQTLWARPRRAQQARRAGGSGGAKAGGLGGLGTRPAFEVPAIVVEDTRGKRRSSLDGSESAKTSLQVTNLVVSFFSLKSDSAPPWMVLAVLWCSMAQTLLLPSFIWSCERYRADVRTVWEQCVAIMSEEDGDDDGACDDYTDGRVCKVRFDANGATGPGGRDPTQVKLLPGRHMLFPPLERVHYLQVPLSRRLSHDETNIFSTPRAPGSFLHKWSSSDDIRVLPSQSRALGGPPEYLGQRHRLEDEEDEEEAEGGGLASLRQFLESGVLGSGGGPSRGPGFFREEITTFIDETPLPSPTASPGPSPRRPRPLGLSPRRLSLGSPDSRAVGLPLGLSAGRRCSLTGSEGSARAWGRPWGPGNPIFPQLTL, via the exons ATGgcgcggggcggggtgggggcagaggaggCCTCCCTGCGCTCAAACGcattgtcctggctggcctgtgGGCTCCTGGCACTGCTGGCCAATGCCTGGATCATCCTCAGCATCTCAGCCAAGCAGCAGAAGCACAAGCCACTGGAGCTGCTGCTCTGCTTTCTGGCAGGCACGCATATACTCATGGCAGCTGTGCCCCTCACCACCTTTGCTGTGGTACAGCTACGGCGGCAGGCTTCTTCCGACTATGACTGGAACGAGAGCATCTGCAAGGTCTTTGTGTCCACCTACTACACACTGGCTCTGGCCACCTGTTTCACAGTCGCCTCGCTCTCTTATCATCGCATGTGGATGGTGCGCTGGCCGGTCAACTACCGCCTCAGCAACGCCAAGAAGCAGGCACTGCATGCTGTTATGGGCATCTGGATGGTCAGCTTCATCCTCTCCACACTGCCCTCCATCGGCTGGCACAACAATGGCGAGCGCTACTACGCCCGAGGCTGCCAGTTCATAGTCTCCAAGATTGGCCTTGGCTTTGGtgtctgcttcagcctcttgctACTTGGGGGCATTGTCATGGGGTTGGTCTGTGTGGCCATCACCTTCTATCAGACGCTATGGGCCCGGCCCCGAAGAGCTCAGCAGGCCCGGAGAGCAGGGGGCAGCGGAGGAGCCAAGGCAGGTGGGCTGGGGGGCTTGGGTACCCGGCCAGCTTTTGAGGTGCCAGCCATTGTGGTGGAAGATACCCGAGGCAAGCGACGGTCCTCACTGGATGGCTCTGAATCTGCCAAGACATCTCTGCAGGTCACCAACTTG gTGGTGAGCTTCTTCTCCCTGAAGTCAGACTCAGCTCCTCCGTGGATGGTGTTGGCTGTGCTGTGGTGCTCCATGGCACAGACACTGCTGCTGCCCTCCTTCATCTGGTCCTGTGAACGCTACCGTGCCGACGTGCGCACAGTGTGGGAGCAGTGTGTGGCAATCATGTCGGAGGAGGATGGTGATGATG ATGGGGCCTGTGATGACTATACAGATGGCCGAGTGTGCAAAGTTCGTTTTGATGCTAATGGGGCCACAGGACCAGGGGGCCGGGACCCCACCCAGGTGAAGCTGTTACCTGGTCGGCACATGCTCTTCCCCCCTCTTGAGAGAGTACACTACTTACAG GTCCCCTTGTCCCGCCGACTGTCCCATGATGAGACCAACATCTTCTCTACCCCTCGGGCACCAGGCTCCTTCCTGCACAAGTGGTCATCCTCTGATGACATCCGGGTCCTCCCGTCCCAGAGCCGTGCCCTTGGGGgccctcctgagtacctgggacaAAGACACAGGCTGGAGGATGAGGAGGATGAAGAAGAGGCTGAAGGTGGTGGGCTGGCTAGCCTTCGTCAGTTCCTGGAAAGTGGGGTTCTGGGGTCAGGTGGGGGTCCCTCACGGGGTCCTGGCTTCTTCCGGGAGGAGATCACCACCTTCATCGACGAGACACCTCTGCCTTCTCCTACTGCCTCACCAGGACCTTCTCCTCGCCGACCCAGGCCACTGGGTCTCTCACCACGCCGACTCTCCCTTGGGTCCCCTGATAGCAGAGCTGTTGGACTTCCTTTGGGGCTAAGTGCAGGGAGACGCTGTTCCCTGACAGGGAGTGAGGGGAGTGCAAGGGCTTGGGGAAGACCCTGGGGCCCAGGCAACCCCATCTTCCCCCAGCTGACGCTGTGA
- the Gpr162 gene encoding probable G-protein coupled receptor 162 isoform X3, protein MAAVPLTTFAVVQLRRQASSDYDWNESICKVFVSTYYTLALATCFTVASLSYHRMWMVRWPVNYRLSNAKKQALHAVMGIWMVSFILSTLPSIGWHNNGERYYARGCQFIVSKIGLGFGVCFSLLLLGGIVMGLVCVAITFYQTLWARPRRAQQARRAGGSGGAKAGGLGGLGTRPAFEVPAIVVEDTRGKRRSSLDGSESAKTSLQVTNLVSAIVFLYDSLTGVPILVVSFFSLKSDSAPPWMVLAVLWCSMAQTLLLPSFIWSCERYRADVRTVWEQCVAIMSEEDGDDDGACDDYTDGRVCKVRFDANGATGPGGRDPTQVKLLPGRHMLFPPLERVHYLQVPLSRRLSHDETNIFSTPRAPGSFLHKWSSSDDIRVLPSQSRALGGPPEYLGQRHRLEDEEDEEEAEGGGLASLRQFLESGVLGSGGGPSRGPGFFREEITTFIDETPLPSPTASPGPSPRRPRPLGLSPRRLSLGSPDSRAVGLPLGLSAGRRCSLTGSEGSARAWGRPWGPGNPIFPQLTL, encoded by the exons ATGGCAGCTGTGCCCCTCACCACCTTTGCTGTGGTACAGCTACGGCGGCAGGCTTCTTCCGACTATGACTGGAACGAGAGCATCTGCAAGGTCTTTGTGTCCACCTACTACACACTGGCTCTGGCCACCTGTTTCACAGTCGCCTCGCTCTCTTATCATCGCATGTGGATGGTGCGCTGGCCGGTCAACTACCGCCTCAGCAACGCCAAGAAGCAGGCACTGCATGCTGTTATGGGCATCTGGATGGTCAGCTTCATCCTCTCCACACTGCCCTCCATCGGCTGGCACAACAATGGCGAGCGCTACTACGCCCGAGGCTGCCAGTTCATAGTCTCCAAGATTGGCCTTGGCTTTGGtgtctgcttcagcctcttgctACTTGGGGGCATTGTCATGGGGTTGGTCTGTGTGGCCATCACCTTCTATCAGACGCTATGGGCCCGGCCCCGAAGAGCTCAGCAGGCCCGGAGAGCAGGGGGCAGCGGAGGAGCCAAGGCAGGTGGGCTGGGGGGCTTGGGTACCCGGCCAGCTTTTGAGGTGCCAGCCATTGTGGTGGAAGATACCCGAGGCAAGCGACGGTCCTCACTGGATGGCTCTGAATCTGCCAAGACATCTCTGCAGGTCACCAACTTGGTCAGCGCCATCGTCTTTCTCTATGATTCACTCACAGGGGTGCCTATCTTG gTGGTGAGCTTCTTCTCCCTGAAGTCAGACTCAGCTCCTCCGTGGATGGTGTTGGCTGTGCTGTGGTGCTCCATGGCACAGACACTGCTGCTGCCCTCCTTCATCTGGTCCTGTGAACGCTACCGTGCCGACGTGCGCACAGTGTGGGAGCAGTGTGTGGCAATCATGTCGGAGGAGGATGGTGATGATG ATGGGGCCTGTGATGACTATACAGATGGCCGAGTGTGCAAAGTTCGTTTTGATGCTAATGGGGCCACAGGACCAGGGGGCCGGGACCCCACCCAGGTGAAGCTGTTACCTGGTCGGCACATGCTCTTCCCCCCTCTTGAGAGAGTACACTACTTACAG GTCCCCTTGTCCCGCCGACTGTCCCATGATGAGACCAACATCTTCTCTACCCCTCGGGCACCAGGCTCCTTCCTGCACAAGTGGTCATCCTCTGATGACATCCGGGTCCTCCCGTCCCAGAGCCGTGCCCTTGGGGgccctcctgagtacctgggacaAAGACACAGGCTGGAGGATGAGGAGGATGAAGAAGAGGCTGAAGGTGGTGGGCTGGCTAGCCTTCGTCAGTTCCTGGAAAGTGGGGTTCTGGGGTCAGGTGGGGGTCCCTCACGGGGTCCTGGCTTCTTCCGGGAGGAGATCACCACCTTCATCGACGAGACACCTCTGCCTTCTCCTACTGCCTCACCAGGACCTTCTCCTCGCCGACCCAGGCCACTGGGTCTCTCACCACGCCGACTCTCCCTTGGGTCCCCTGATAGCAGAGCTGTTGGACTTCCTTTGGGGCTAAGTGCAGGGAGACGCTGTTCCCTGACAGGGAGTGAGGGGAGTGCAAGGGCTTGGGGAAGACCCTGGGGCCCAGGCAACCCCATCTTCCCCCAGCTGACGCTGTGA
- the Gpr162 gene encoding probable G-protein coupled receptor 162 isoform X1, protein MARGGVGAEEASLRSNALSWLACGLLALLANAWIILSISAKQQKHKPLELLLCFLAGTHILMAAVPLTTFAVVQLRRQASSDYDWNESICKVFVSTYYTLALATCFTVASLSYHRMWMVRWPVNYRLSNAKKQALHAVMGIWMVSFILSTLPSIGWHNNGERYYARGCQFIVSKIGLGFGVCFSLLLLGGIVMGLVCVAITFYQTLWARPRRAQQARRAGGSGGAKAGGLGGLGTRPAFEVPAIVVEDTRGKRRSSLDGSESAKTSLQVTNLVSAIVFLYDSLTGVPILVVSFFSLKSDSAPPWMVLAVLWCSMAQTLLLPSFIWSCERYRADVRTVWEQCVAIMSEEDGDDDGACDDYTDGRVCKVRFDANGATGPGGRDPTQVKLLPGRHMLFPPLERVHYLQVPLSRRLSHDETNIFSTPRAPGSFLHKWSSSDDIRVLPSQSRALGGPPEYLGQRHRLEDEEDEEEAEGGGLASLRQFLESGVLGSGGGPSRGPGFFREEITTFIDETPLPSPTASPGPSPRRPRPLGLSPRRLSLGSPDSRAVGLPLGLSAGRRCSLTGSEGSARAWGRPWGPGNPIFPQLTL, encoded by the exons ATGgcgcggggcggggtgggggcagaggaggCCTCCCTGCGCTCAAACGcattgtcctggctggcctgtgGGCTCCTGGCACTGCTGGCCAATGCCTGGATCATCCTCAGCATCTCAGCCAAGCAGCAGAAGCACAAGCCACTGGAGCTGCTGCTCTGCTTTCTGGCAGGCACGCATATACTCATGGCAGCTGTGCCCCTCACCACCTTTGCTGTGGTACAGCTACGGCGGCAGGCTTCTTCCGACTATGACTGGAACGAGAGCATCTGCAAGGTCTTTGTGTCCACCTACTACACACTGGCTCTGGCCACCTGTTTCACAGTCGCCTCGCTCTCTTATCATCGCATGTGGATGGTGCGCTGGCCGGTCAACTACCGCCTCAGCAACGCCAAGAAGCAGGCACTGCATGCTGTTATGGGCATCTGGATGGTCAGCTTCATCCTCTCCACACTGCCCTCCATCGGCTGGCACAACAATGGCGAGCGCTACTACGCCCGAGGCTGCCAGTTCATAGTCTCCAAGATTGGCCTTGGCTTTGGtgtctgcttcagcctcttgctACTTGGGGGCATTGTCATGGGGTTGGTCTGTGTGGCCATCACCTTCTATCAGACGCTATGGGCCCGGCCCCGAAGAGCTCAGCAGGCCCGGAGAGCAGGGGGCAGCGGAGGAGCCAAGGCAGGTGGGCTGGGGGGCTTGGGTACCCGGCCAGCTTTTGAGGTGCCAGCCATTGTGGTGGAAGATACCCGAGGCAAGCGACGGTCCTCACTGGATGGCTCTGAATCTGCCAAGACATCTCTGCAGGTCACCAACTTGGTCAGCGCCATCGTCTTTCTCTATGATTCACTCACAGGGGTGCCTATCTTG gTGGTGAGCTTCTTCTCCCTGAAGTCAGACTCAGCTCCTCCGTGGATGGTGTTGGCTGTGCTGTGGTGCTCCATGGCACAGACACTGCTGCTGCCCTCCTTCATCTGGTCCTGTGAACGCTACCGTGCCGACGTGCGCACAGTGTGGGAGCAGTGTGTGGCAATCATGTCGGAGGAGGATGGTGATGATG ATGGGGCCTGTGATGACTATACAGATGGCCGAGTGTGCAAAGTTCGTTTTGATGCTAATGGGGCCACAGGACCAGGGGGCCGGGACCCCACCCAGGTGAAGCTGTTACCTGGTCGGCACATGCTCTTCCCCCCTCTTGAGAGAGTACACTACTTACAG GTCCCCTTGTCCCGCCGACTGTCCCATGATGAGACCAACATCTTCTCTACCCCTCGGGCACCAGGCTCCTTCCTGCACAAGTGGTCATCCTCTGATGACATCCGGGTCCTCCCGTCCCAGAGCCGTGCCCTTGGGGgccctcctgagtacctgggacaAAGACACAGGCTGGAGGATGAGGAGGATGAAGAAGAGGCTGAAGGTGGTGGGCTGGCTAGCCTTCGTCAGTTCCTGGAAAGTGGGGTTCTGGGGTCAGGTGGGGGTCCCTCACGGGGTCCTGGCTTCTTCCGGGAGGAGATCACCACCTTCATCGACGAGACACCTCTGCCTTCTCCTACTGCCTCACCAGGACCTTCTCCTCGCCGACCCAGGCCACTGGGTCTCTCACCACGCCGACTCTCCCTTGGGTCCCCTGATAGCAGAGCTGTTGGACTTCCTTTGGGGCTAAGTGCAGGGAGACGCTGTTCCCTGACAGGGAGTGAGGGGAGTGCAAGGGCTTGGGGAAGACCCTGGGGCCCAGGCAACCCCATCTTCCCCCAGCTGACGCTGTGA